TCTTCACATCCTGTTATAGGTTTGATTAAATATGATGCAGCATTCCCTCCCAGTTTTATACCTAATTTGTGTTTTACAGCAATTTTTGTGATATCAAACGAACTCTCCGTCATATTTATATTTTTATTAAACTCAAAACTACCAAATGCTTTAATACTCATCTATTAACCCCCTAATCCGACGGTACAACATCTTCGCCAATTCTTTGTCCTTTATCATTATATCTATAGACATGTTTGTGATTAGTAAGTTCTTGTCCTGTTACTTTGTCATAATGTGTATGCGGGTTACTCCCTTTGTAATAATCTTCTCTTTCTGCTGGTTGTCCATTTTCATTATACTTCGTCTTCGACACTACTGTGGATGGATTTTCATTGTCGACCTTTTCATACTCCGAATTAGGTGCACCTGTTTTGGGAGCTTGCGCTGTTCCTTTATTTACGCCTGGTGGATTTGGCTTGTCCCCTTTAGCCCAGAGAACAAAATTGTCCCATGCACTGCTTGCCTCATTAGCTATCCATGTTCCAGTGTCAGAAAGCCACGCTATTGCTTTGCCAGTATCATCAACTAAGGTTTTTTGTCCGTTAATTAATATAACACCGAGACCAGCAGCCAGATAAGTAGTTCCATTGATTGTTACTTCATGCACATTCTCGTCATTATTCTTTGTTCCACTAGCGGCTGTACTTCCACCAGTTTGAGCATCACCAACTGTACTAGATGCTGCAGCGCCTACAACAGCACTAGCCCACTGACGCAAAGCAGGATCTGTAATTTTGGATAATTCACTTTGTATTGCTTCACTAACACCAGCCCCCATTGCACCAGAAGTAAAGCTACCGCCGCCCAAGTCGGCCATTATTCCACCAACTAAAGCGTGCAATGCAGTCGTTTCTGGTCCACCTTGTAACCAGCCATTTTGAATTGCTAAATCCCCAATTTTTTTATAAGCTTCTTCGCCAAAGACTTGAGCTAATTCCTGTTTTTCCTGAACTGTCTTCTTATCGAAAATCTTACCCAATGCATTCACTGCACCAGACGGATCACGACTTAAGCCGCTCAAATCCTGATTAGGATTGCTCCGTACTTCAATCGTTCCAGGCGATATAGCCGATTTTGTGGTACTATCCACATTACCGCTAACAGTAACGCCAATATTAGGAGTTAATCCTAGATCTTTTGTAGCTACAGCGTTGCCGTTGGAATCTTTACCAGCATTGTAGTTGACTCCAATGCTGTTTTCCGAATACTTTGCTCTATTCTCAAGATTGGAGAAAGTCAGTGTACCAGTCGAAAGGGCATTCTTTACTGCCTCCGCCTCACTAGAGATCACCGCACCCTTCAGGTCGGTATTCTTCCCCACATAAATATCAAAGCCTTCCGCCCCGGCAAAAATCCCTGCCTGACCGGTGACACTGTCATAGTTGGAGTTGGTCTTGCCGGTATTGAAGGAGCCCGTTGTACCGCTGATCTTGCCGGTGCCGAAACCAATGCCGGTGCTTTGATTGTTCGCCGTGTAGTCATCGCTGTCCTGCGTGCTGGCGAGGTTGAGGTTGCCGCCGATGTCGGCCACGACTTTGTCGCCTTTGACCTGGGAACCGATAATGTTGGTGTCGTTGCCGGATTTGAGGGTTACGGTGCCGGCGGCGTCGATGACGCTGCCGGTATGGGTTACCGTGTTGCCGTTTTCCGTGCCGTGGCCGGAGCCGAAGCCGCCGGTCAGGCCGGTAAAGTTGCCGTCAAGGCCGAAGGATGCTCCCAAGGACCAGGAGGAGGAGCTGGTTTTGCCGTCGATCTGTTGTTGGTTTTGGGCGGCGTCGAGGTTGAGGTTTTGCTTGGCGTCGAGCAGGACGTCGATGGCATGGATGTTTGTCGCTATCAGGTTGATATCCCCGTCGGTGGCGGTGATGTTGACGTTGCCGCCGGCGTTGATGTTGGACGGGTTGACGGTTTCGGCGTGGGTTGTTTGTTCGGCGGTCATCTGGCTGCTGCCGATGCTGACGCCGACACCCACTCCTTTTGTCAGGTTGCCTTTGAAGTCCTTCAGTTTCTCAAGATCTTTAACGGCTTTGTACTCATACAGCGTTTTAAGCCGGTCATCCTGTACCTGGCCCGAGCGCTGGATGTCGTTATAAGCACCCGTGGCAGCATCGATGACGCCGCCGCCCAGGGATACACTCAGGCCGCTTTGCTTGAATTCGTATTTGTACTGGCTGTCGTAGGTGTTTACTGTATTGTCGATGGTGACGTTTTTGCCGCTGATGTTGGTGTCCTGGCCGCTGATAATTGTAGTCCCGGCGCTGTTGACTTGGTTGCCGGCAATGAGGTTGACGTTGCCGTCGATGGAGCCGACGGTGCTGCCGGCTTGCTCCATGGTTTGTTGATCGAGGGTGGTTTTTTCGCTTTTGATGCCGATGGTGAAGCCGATGCCGCCGCTGCTGAAGAGGCCTGACATTTTTTCTTGGCGGTAGTGTTCGTCGCTGCCGGTTTCATCGGCGGCGGTGATGTTGATGTTGCCGTCGGTGGCGGTAAGACCGACATCGTTGGTGCCGACTATGTTGCTAATTTCACAGAGTCACGGAACCGTCCCCTGACTCTGTTCTTATTGTGGCAACTGTTCTGGTAATGGCTATGGGGGTAGTTGTCCGTTTTGTGGTGGTAATGAGTCTACGTCATTCTGATTCACCAGATTTAACTTTTAAGATTCATTAATAGGTAATATTATCCAGTTATTATTTGTTAACTAGACAACACCTGAGAAAAAAAGAGAGGTCAGCGGACGTAAAATCCGCTGACCTTTGGAACTTAGATAAGAAATTGTTTTTATCAACCCTATATTCGCAATATTTTTTTTGCTACTTCAATGCATTCTTGATATTGTTTTGTAAAAACATCCGTACCGAATCTTTTACTAAAAATCTCATAAATATTGTTAGCTAATTCATCCGTAGTTCTTGATTTTTCTAGTGAATCGATAATTAACTTAATTTCTATTTCATATTCATCGGTAGGCGCATGTGAAAGTAAAGCTATAGGATCCCACTCATTAATTATCTGGGACACATGTATTTTATTCAAAAAAATCACCTCTATTCCCCAAATAATTTTTTAACAACTTCCACCATATTTGCATCAAACTTACTAGCAGGGTATGTAGTAACTAGTTTCCCATCTCTCGTAACGACTGCGGCACCTTCTCGTGTTATAAATAGAAATTTATTATCACCTTGAGCAAGAGCTTTTCCATTCGCTACCCAAGATTGAACCATATCCGGTGTTACACCTCTTAGAGCCATTCTTTCCAGACCATGCTCTGCAAATGCACTCCAGTTGACTGCTATACCAGGATTTTCAGCTAATGTTCCAAGTCTTCCAAAACCATCTCCAACTTTTGCAAGATTATTTGACCCAACTACTCCAACTGTACCACTTCCAACAACTGGAGCTGCTTTTACCCATCCTCCATTGTAGTAATACAATGTAACACCAGCCACGACTATAGCGCTAGCTCCTGCTGCTACTAAAGTTGAAGAATCGACAGTCGGTGCATTCGATAGAAATGATCCTTGAAAATCAGGGCTTGCTTCTATTTCTTGTCCTAATTGGGATACTGCTTCCAACAGTCCAGAATTCACGGGAGCATTTAAATCTGTTCCTGGATATACTCCCAAATAAGTAATCGCTTGATTTTGAGCCTTATCGATAGCATCCCAGTAAGCAACCTTTTCTAAATCTCCGTTTTTAAGCGCTTGCTCTCTTTGTTCCTTCTGCCAATCAGAGAGGAAATTATTTTTTGTTCCACTAGCAGCAGTTGATCCACCCGTTTGAGCATCGCCACCAACTACCGTTGCAGCTGCAGAACCTACAATTGCACTTGCCCATTGATGCAGAGCAGGATCATCTTTAAACTTCTCTGCTAATTCTTTTTGAATAGCTTCGTTCAATCCAGCCCCAACAGCTCCTAATAAAGCATTGCCTCCACCCATATCTGCCATTACCGCACCAACAAATGCATGCAAGGCTATTTTCTGAGGACTACTTTCATCCCAGCCATTCTCTTTACTAATTTTGTGAACTAGATCAAACGCTACTTCGCCAAAGACTTTCGCTAATTCCTGCTGTTCTGCCACTGTTTTCTTATCAAATATCTTACCCAGTGCATTCAGTGCACCAGACGGATCACGACTTAAGCCGCTCAAATCCTGATTGGGATTGCTCCGTACTTCAATGGTTCCGGGGGATATGGCCGATCTTGTGGTACTTTCTGCGTTTCCGCTGACGGTTACACCTATATTCGGAGTAAATCCTCGATCTTTTTTAGCTACGTCTTTACCTGCGTTGTAATTAACTCCAATGCTGTTTGCCAAATACTTTGCTCTGTTCTCAAAATTGGAGAAGGTTAGCGTACCCGTCGACAGTTTATTCTTATCCGGCGTAGCCGTACTGCTAATGACCGCACCCTTTAGGTCGGTATTCTTCCCTACCGTAATGTCAAAGCCGTCTTGACCGGCGAAGATCCCTGCCTGACTGGTGACACTGTCGTAGACGGAGTCGGTTTTGCCGGTATTGAAAGATCCATGGGTACCGCTGATTTTGCCGGTGCCGAAACCAACGCCGATGCTTTGATTGTTCGCCGTGTAGTCGTCGCTGTCCTGCAGGCTGGTGATGTTGAGGTTGCCGCCGATGTCGGCTTTTACTTTTTCGCCTATTACCTGGGAACCGGTGATGTTGGTGTCGTTGCCGGATTTGAGGTTTACTGTGCCGCTGGCGTCAATGACGCTGCCGGTATGGGTCACAGCGTTGCCGTTTTCTTTGCCGCTACTGCTGCCGAAGCTACCGGAGTAGCCTACGCCGATGGTGCCGCCTAAAGACCAGGAGGAGGAGCTGGTTTTGCCATCGATCTGTTGTTGGTTTTGGGCGGCGTCGAGGTTGATGTCGTTTTCGGCGTCCAAGGTGACCTCAGTCGCAGTGATTTTGGTCCCTTTGAGGTTGACATTACCGTCGGTGGCGGTGATGTTGACGTTGCCGCCGGCGCTGATGTTGGATGGGTTGACGCTTTCCACATGGGTGTTTTGCTCGGATGTGATTGTTGTGCTGCCAATGCTGACGTTGACACCCACTCCTTTTGTCAGATTGCCTTTGAAGTCTTTCAGTTTCTCAAGATCTTTAACGGCTTTGTACTCATACAGCGTTTTAAGCCGGTCATCCTGTACCTGACCCGAGCGCTGGATGTCGTTATATGCACCCGTGGCAGCATCGATTACGCCGCCGCCTAAGGATACACTCAGGCCGCTTTGCTTGAATTCGTATTTGTACTGGCTGTCGTAGGTGTTTACTGTGTTGTCGATGGTGACATTTTTGCCGCTGATGTTGGTGTCCTGGCCGCTGATAATTGTAGTCCCGGCGCTGTTGACTTGGTTGCCGGCAATGAGGTTGACGTTGCCGTCGATGGAGCCGATGGTGCTGCCGGCTTGCTCCATGGTTTGTTGATCGAGGGTGGTTTTTTCGCTTTTGCTGCCGATGGTGAAGCCGAGGCCGCCGCTGCTGAAGAGGCCTGACATTTTTTCTTGGCGGTAGTGTTCGTCGCTGCCGGTTTCATCGGCGGCGGTGATGTTGATGTTGCCGTCGGTGACGGTAAGACCGACATCGTTGGTGCCGACTATGTTGCTAATTTTATAGAGTCACGGAACCGTCCCCCGACTCTTACATGATACTTTAATTTATACGTTTTAATTGAATATAAGTGCGTAAATAATAATTATTTTGTGGCGTAAATGAATGAATTAATTGATGGTCTTTTTGTTGTATTGGAGGTAAGAGTAATTGCGTTGTAGTTATTAAAAATATTATATATTGTGCGGTTGCTGTAACTATTACTATATGTTTTTCAGATTTTTAAATTTAATATTTAAATATTACAAAATTGCAAAAGTGTAACATTAAAATTGCACTTTTATAAAAAATATTTTGAAGTGACAATAATGGTGGTTGGTGGTAAAAATACTATGAAGTATTGATTTATATAGTCTGATTGAATTTTATTGCATAAATAATTATTATTTTGTGCGTGATAATACGGTGTATTTATTTTACATTGGGTGCTGTTAATTTATTAAAAATGATTATATTTATTGGGTTGGTGCAACTATATATAAATATTTTTCCATTTTTTTGATTTAATATATAAATATTACAAAGTCGAGAAAGTGTAACATGGTTTTGGTGATTTTTATATAAATATTTTTTATCCGTGACAACGTGACATGTGACAGAGATTTGTCACTAGTTAATTGGGTGATCTCTGATGTATCATTTTTATCTGGTAATATATTTTATTGTACCCGTTAAGAAAAAATCATCAGAGGTTGACTGAGTAACTCTGATGATCAACTGATGCATATTTGATTATTATTTAAGGAACCAGATTCAACGAAACCTTGATTTTACTGGATTAATGGTAAATTACATAAAAGAACCTCTTAGGCGAAAACACAGTTTTCGTCATCACCGACAGGTGATATATTAGAATTATTATTAATGAGGAGGTTTTTTAAATGTATGATAATATGAGAAGATGTCCGAATTGTGGTGCTGATGCTCCATGTCTGGGTGATTTACGTAAGTGTAAGGAATGTGGTGGAACTTATTGTGGTAGTTGTATGGGTAATGGATATGGGGGTAGTTGTCCTTTGTGTGGAGGGAATGAGTCGAAGTCATTTTAGATGGTAGTTAAGATACATAGATGGTCGTAGAATCACTTTTCATGAATTGTTAATAGTAATTTATTACCTATAAATAATGTGTCACTAGAGAGCATACAGAGAACAAAGCGAGGTCAGCGGATTTTTTACGTCCACTGACCTTGTTTTGATTGGTATTAATATTTAGACTTGCCTATGTTCAAGCTTATTTTGAAATTTATTTTTTTGTAAATCGTTCAACCTTTCTATGAGTATATTCATGTAATTTATTTTCCATTTCAATAATTTCCGTCCATACAACCTCCTTCTTGTCGTTATTATCTGTTATTTTAATTTCTTTGAATAAATTAATTAAAGACTTCTTTATACATATTTCTTCTGGGAGATCACCAGGAACAATTCGAGTATCATTCTCGGGAGAAAACATTACTAAATACTTCTTAAAATTACCTTTTGCCTCTGTTAAAGAATATTTTCCAT
This window of the Methylomusa anaerophila genome carries:
- a CDS encoding hemagglutinin repeat-containing protein, encoding MSGLFSSGGIGFTIGIKSEKTTLDQQTMEQAGSTVGSIDGNVNLIAGNQVNSAGTTIISGQDTNISGKNVTIDNTVNTYDSQYKYEFKQSGLSVSLGGGVIDAATGAYNDIQRSGQVQDDRLKTLYEYKAVKDLEKLKDFKGNLTKGVGVGVSIGSSQMTAEQTTHAETVNPSNINAGGNVNITATDGDINLIATNIHAIDVLLDAKQNLNLDAAQNQQQIDGKTSSSSWSLGASFGLDGNFTGLTGGFGSGHGTENGNTVTHTGSVIDAAGTVTLKSGNDTNIIGSQVKGDKVVADIGGNLNLASTQDSDDYTANNQSTGIGFGTGKISGTTGSFNTGKTNSNYDSVTGQAGIFAGAEGFDIYVGKNTDLKGAVISSEAEAVKNALSTGTLTFSNLENRAKYSENSIGVNYNAGKDSNGNAVATKDLGLTPNIGVTVSGNVDSTTKSAISPGTIEVRSNPNQDLSGLSRDPSGAVNALGKIFDKKTVQEKQELAQVFGEEAYKKIGDLAIQNGWLQGGPETTALHALVGGIMADLGGGSFTSGAMGAGVSEAIQSELSKITDPALRQWASAVVGAAASSTVGDAQTGGSTAASGTKNNDENVHEVTINGTTYLAAGLGVILINGQKTLVDDTGKAIAWLSDTGTWIANEASSAWDNFVLWAKGDKPNPPGVNKGTAQAPKTGAPNSEYEKVDNENPSTVVSKTKYNENGQPAEREDYYKGSNPHTHYDKVTGQELTNHKHVYRYNDKGQRIGEDVVPSD
- a CDS encoding DUF1871 family protein; translated protein: MNKIHVSQIINEWDPIALLSHAPTDEYEIEIKLIIDSLEKSRTTDELANNIYEIFSKRFGTDVFTKQYQECIEVAKKILRI
- a CDS encoding hemagglutinin repeat-containing protein, giving the protein MSGLFSSGGLGFTIGSKSEKTTLDQQTMEQAGSTIGSIDGNVNLIAGNQVNSAGTTIISGQDTNISGKNVTIDNTVNTYDSQYKYEFKQSGLSVSLGGGVIDAATGAYNDIQRSGQVQDDRLKTLYEYKAVKDLEKLKDFKGNLTKGVGVNVSIGSTTITSEQNTHVESVNPSNISAGGNVNITATDGNVNLKGTKITATEVTLDAENDINLDAAQNQQQIDGKTSSSSWSLGGTIGVGYSGSFGSSSGKENGNAVTHTGSVIDASGTVNLKSGNDTNITGSQVIGEKVKADIGGNLNITSLQDSDDYTANNQSIGVGFGTGKISGTHGSFNTGKTDSVYDSVTSQAGIFAGQDGFDITVGKNTDLKGAVISSTATPDKNKLSTGTLTFSNFENRAKYLANSIGVNYNAGKDVAKKDRGFTPNIGVTVSGNAESTTRSAISPGTIEVRSNPNQDLSGLSRDPSGALNALGKIFDKKTVAEQQELAKVFGEVAFDLVHKISKENGWDESSPQKIALHAFVGAVMADMGGGNALLGAVGAGLNEAIQKELAEKFKDDPALHQWASAIVGSAAATVVGGDAQTGGSTAASGTKNNFLSDWQKEQREQALKNGDLEKVAYWDAIDKAQNQAITYLGVYPGTDLNAPVNSGLLEAVSQLGQEIEASPDFQGSFLSNAPTVDSSTLVAAGASAIVVAGVTLYYYNGGWVKAAPVVGSGTVGVVGSNNLAKVGDGFGRLGTLAENPGIAVNWSAFAEHGLERMALRGVTPDMVQSWVANGKALAQGDNKFLFITREGAAVVTRDGKLVTTYPASKFDANMVEVVKKLFGE
- a CDS encoding CPCC family cysteine-rich protein, whose protein sequence is MVIYKRGEIYMECKRDYCPCCGYPTLPLREHPQMPTFDICFLCYWQDDGQTDIDADRVYGGPNGKYSLTEAKGNFKKYLVMFSPENDTRIVPGDLPEEICIKKSLINLFKEIKITDNNDKKEVVWTEIIEMENKLHEYTHRKVERFTKK